One Fundidesulfovibrio terrae genomic window carries:
- a CDS encoding DUF5677 domain-containing protein yields the protein MNTHSQLRDHEFKKGKFFSPFNKALGEKGKLQSWFHERLPEYMWIAIILETYGRKDGFNKMFQILKTLVELNPAVRRPSWFSILKLPEDEQLKFYGKLETTIDKHILSPLTIVHQHHEFPVFVDFFCNNSQTPKERTDIITNTMLKAAHHQSDFATDIRYIALMHQVFSGSLKLPKEVVEELIKYPELEHTAEEMHTIRPMIRSSEMSLKMMESMNLQGDTDDTPDEIMCSFWDVLSRCVECELFIIKREVEKSNTDMYVAHLQEIFRYLSELFTATKPLDAKMLVLLGIATYAYKRMHEVYAHDLYNSVCGRGAVRSIIECYIMLKYLLLIENDHKNIWEEYQYYGIGLTKLVVSRSRDSSSDLSNSHVDYRYLELLVNHYMDEEFINMDTSYFDKKNIREKAIAVDEKELFGLYYDYDSHFEHGLWGAIRESALVSCKSPAHQFHCVPDALAAQSLPSVWHDCKFVMGKILAFLDEQYFIPNKLLSKVQNA from the coding sequence ATGAACACTCACAGTCAGCTTCGAGATCATGAGTTCAAGAAAGGTAAGTTTTTCAGTCCTTTCAACAAGGCCCTTGGCGAAAAAGGGAAACTTCAATCATGGTTTCATGAAAGATTACCTGAGTATATGTGGATAGCTATTATTCTGGAGACATATGGACGTAAAGATGGATTTAATAAAATGTTTCAAATACTAAAAACACTAGTCGAGCTTAATCCAGCAGTAAGAAGGCCATCATGGTTTTCCATTCTAAAACTTCCAGAAGACGAACAATTAAAATTTTACGGCAAGTTAGAGACTACAATTGACAAACACATACTTTCGCCACTTACTATCGTTCATCAACACCATGAATTTCCGGTATTTGTTGATTTTTTTTGCAACAACAGCCAGACGCCGAAAGAGCGAACCGACATTATTACTAACACCATGCTGAAGGCAGCACATCATCAGTCGGATTTCGCAACAGATATTCGGTACATTGCTTTAATGCACCAAGTATTTTCTGGCTCCTTAAAGCTACCGAAAGAGGTCGTCGAGGAGTTGATAAAATACCCTGAACTTGAGCATACGGCCGAGGAAATGCACACAATTAGGCCCATGATCAGGTCATCAGAGATGTCACTAAAAATGATGGAATCAATGAATCTCCAAGGTGATACAGATGACACCCCGGATGAGATTATGTGCTCATTTTGGGATGTCCTCAGCAGATGTGTCGAATGTGAATTGTTTATTATTAAAAGAGAGGTTGAAAAATCAAATACAGATATGTATGTCGCGCACCTGCAAGAAATTTTTAGGTATTTATCCGAACTATTTACTGCAACAAAACCGCTTGATGCTAAAATGTTAGTACTACTTGGGATTGCAACGTACGCATACAAAAGAATGCATGAGGTATACGCACATGATTTATATAATTCAGTTTGCGGCAGAGGGGCCGTTCGCAGTATAATTGAGTGTTATATAATGCTAAAATACTTACTTCTAATCGAGAATGATCACAAAAACATATGGGAAGAATATCAGTATTATGGAATTGGATTGACAAAGCTCGTAGTGTCACGCTCAAGAGATTCTTCATCCGACCTATCGAATAGCCATGTAGACTATAGATATCTTGAGTTATTGGTTAATCATTATATGGATGAAGAATTTATCAATATGGACACTTCGTATTTTGATAAAAAAAATATTCGCGAAAAAGCAATAGCTGTCGATGAAAAAGAATTGTTTGGCCTATATTACGACTACGACTCCCATTTTGAGCATGGATTGTGGGGAGCTATTCGTGAAAGCGCTCTTGTGTCGTGCAAATCTCCTGCACATCAATTCCATTGCGTCCCTGATGCCCTAGCTGCGCAATCCCTGCCCAGTGTTTGGCACGACTGCAAGTTTGTAATGGGAAAAATTCTCGCCTTCTTAGACGAACAATACTTCATTCCCAACAAATTATTATCAAAGGTACAAAATGCATAA
- a CDS encoding plasmid mobilization protein codes for MKERSESRTAWIKLRVAPTEKEAITAKARAQGQTVTDFIRQRAMDYRLRQTPLEKEHIRQLARIGANLNQLARWANTYKSRAEAIRVLAALLSIERALKCCAGAGGNDRQASSLLLESKPSSETPCT; via the coding sequence ATGAAAGAGAGATCAGAGAGCCGCACAGCCTGGATCAAGCTGCGCGTCGCCCCGACAGAGAAGGAAGCGATCACGGCCAAGGCGCGAGCCCAAGGGCAGACCGTTACGGACTTCATCCGCCAACGAGCCATGGACTACCGCCTTCGCCAGACGCCGCTGGAGAAAGAGCACATTCGACAGCTTGCCCGAATCGGGGCCAACTTGAATCAGCTGGCCCGATGGGCCAATACGTACAAAAGCCGAGCAGAGGCAATCCGGGTGCTGGCCGCCCTCCTCAGCATCGAAAGGGCGCTTAAGTGCTGCGCAGGCGCGGGAGGCAATGACCGACAAGCCTCTTCTCTCCTCTTGGAGTCAAAACCCTCCTCGGAGACGCCATGTACATGA
- a CDS encoding DUF3987 domain-containing protein, with amino-acid sequence MSGRSAVRSLPCSHHEAAPDDLVNLNLKEWPQFSFDACPGILGEFVRLATRDSEADPAAVCITALVRFGAEVFGHKTNQGPHIYVGETIHPPRLFAVICGNSSKARKGTSRHPVTKLFGREHCQPADLKTWGVPSPARESGGPLSTGEGLANHVRDESDDERDRRQRQNPTEPIREADDKRLVIMDEEFASGLACTKREGNTLSMGIRCFWDSGDYAPLTKNNPVVVRGAHISIITHITMQELAVCLGEVQAVNGFGNRFLWICARRSKLVALPSRMPDQELAPLQRELWRLVGLAQKCGTMTMTGKALELWELIYPELSQEHMGLAGSIINRAEAQTLRLALVYALLDGQGQVADAHLRAALAMWRYAQESALYIFGERAIDPLEEKILDALRGGPLSATELSALLSRHVSRERLKPLLQQLEVQQRISITKLKNGGRPRIILTLRELSEKSEIRGSDA; translated from the coding sequence ATGAGCGGCAGGTCCGCTGTGCGCTCGCTCCCTTGTTCGCATCATGAGGCAGCTCCGGATGACCTGGTCAACCTCAACCTCAAGGAATGGCCCCAGTTTTCGTTTGACGCTTGCCCGGGCATTCTGGGCGAATTCGTGCGGCTGGCGACTCGGGACAGCGAAGCCGATCCGGCGGCGGTGTGCATCACCGCGTTGGTGCGCTTCGGCGCGGAGGTGTTCGGCCACAAGACCAACCAGGGTCCTCACATTTATGTGGGCGAGACCATCCACCCCCCACGACTCTTCGCCGTGATCTGCGGGAATTCCAGCAAAGCCCGCAAGGGAACCTCGCGCCATCCGGTCACCAAGCTGTTTGGTCGGGAGCACTGCCAGCCTGCCGATCTGAAGACATGGGGAGTGCCCTCGCCCGCCCGGGAGAGCGGCGGCCCGCTTTCCACAGGCGAAGGGTTGGCCAACCACGTGCGCGACGAAAGCGATGATGAACGCGATCGGCGGCAGCGGCAGAACCCAACCGAGCCCATCCGGGAGGCGGACGATAAACGGCTCGTCATCATGGATGAGGAGTTTGCCAGCGGCCTGGCCTGCACCAAGCGCGAGGGCAACACGCTGTCCATGGGCATTCGTTGTTTCTGGGATTCCGGCGACTATGCGCCGCTTACCAAGAACAATCCCGTGGTGGTGCGGGGAGCGCACATCAGCATCATCACCCACATCACCATGCAGGAACTAGCCGTGTGCCTGGGTGAGGTGCAGGCCGTAAATGGCTTCGGCAACCGGTTCCTTTGGATATGCGCCCGGCGCTCCAAGTTGGTGGCTTTGCCTTCCCGGATGCCGGACCAGGAGCTTGCACCCTTGCAGCGCGAACTCTGGCGGCTCGTGGGCCTGGCTCAGAAATGCGGCACCATGACCATGACCGGCAAGGCCCTTGAGCTTTGGGAACTGATTTACCCGGAACTCTCCCAGGAACACATGGGCCTGGCTGGGAGCATCATCAACCGCGCTGAGGCTCAAACGCTCCGTCTGGCACTCGTCTACGCCCTGTTGGACGGCCAGGGTCAGGTGGCAGACGCTCACCTGCGTGCAGCCCTCGCCATGTGGCGCTACGCCCAGGAATCCGCCCTGTACATCTTCGGCGAACGAGCAATCGACCCGCTGGAGGAGAAGATCCTGGACGCCCTGAGGGGCGGTCCCCTCTCGGCGACAGAACTCAGCGCCCTCTTGAGCAGGCATGTGTCCCGTGAGCGTCTCAAACCGCTTCTGCAACAACTGGAAGTGCAACAGCGCATCAGCATCACAAAGCTGAAGAACGGAGGCCGCCCACGGATCATCCTCACACTGCGCGAATTAAGCGAAAAAAGCGAAATAAGGGGGAGCGACGCATGA
- a CDS encoding translocation/assembly module TamB domain-containing protein, with amino-acid sequence MNDRHPEHPGAKPPGKTRAKGRVARFARWLALGFVLALALPLAALQLEPVRRAAVGALTDLVAAQAGWRLQVGSTEGLWPFRMRLGDVRLSDAAGEWLSVSDLRITLLPWPRPGDEPNLEAVLGQVRIRRAPEAAPPPAKPPPPERPLVFLDGLAPIPLAFSARVVVDRMDLDDPVAGRALAARLSLFARNAGNVLSIKAQAERLEGAATRLEFQAELDALARSARLDAGLEEAPGGLVSGLAGLGGDSPLSVKLTGNGPLAAWSGRLVAAQADVDIVDAALTAALGRSSAEDARFGLKLVLRPDLLPLSGQLRAALGRKADVAFTGVLTSAGLAAPKWKFLVEELSVSAEAGSARLSGDTGEDMLTPSLSFEATLSRPGALGLDVGPFALRGVAKAGINPAGPLSAEAEMVIPDVGAALTPLDVGIGGVFRLRASLTGDVARMDFSLGLEGGLSEVSPVRGDTGTKLAQVLGLEVALEAQARLDSGRTLTLSRTRVAARSFTAGASGTYGLESGSLALDCSLGLGDLSLLSGLAGKPMAGELAATSRIRGTASEPEVTVRLEGSRLAYDTTRFDKAGAEAELALGTDGSTRGRVSATVSRDRADLSLNTRFAVSGGRLGLSGLTLAGPGVDASGNLDVELATSTASGCLKAQADLARLGAFLNMALAGTVRLESVLAESGPRQDATLSLTASGVKGAGLSVARAEVSGSVTDVARAPQGKVTATLAGAKIGAVGLETLNLQVAGKGKEASFSLAARGTLPEPFDARTSGAFTPSPGGGRIRLDDLRAGAYGAKLALARPATLAFGPSGFSLANLSMTLDSATISASGEMKADSVALAADVREFPLELLGRARLAEDLSGRALARLRVTGSPRNPRVEASIELSRVRYAPDQNKPLPPVEMSAEAVYSQGRATLRGRMSAGQGASLEANAAVPVRLDLKPFAFSLPADPSLEAGLKGSADLATLATFSGQDGLDMRGTMKVDLTARGRLKAPDVSGSAGIEGGAVEYAASGTVLRGITLRAEAVGSAITIREFSAQDATGGRISAQGQASLAPDGGFSLSMDASLDKATLVNTDVATAALSGRLAVTGDSSGVLVKGTLSTGQVQVNIPHRIPPDATPVPVEEVHAPKGMAYAPPAEASGATPPLPVRLDLDIDFPGRIFVRGYGLDSVWDGKLHVGGLASSPTVAGDLNVVRGLIEFFGKQFTLVRGTVTFTGGPPATPRLDIDAQYQGSDITADILVGGDAAHPKVSFSSVPALPQDEILAQVLFGKNVSGLSAPQALQLAQAALALTGKGDALDLMGKTRKLVGLDYLGLGSAKGSDAGQMSITAGKYISDKVYVETSQGLGDQGPRVSVQVDVFPNVTVESTTGADSKTGVGLNWKMDY; translated from the coding sequence GTGAACGACCGACATCCGGAACATCCGGGCGCGAAACCTCCGGGCAAGACCAGGGCCAAAGGCCGGGTAGCGAGGTTCGCCCGCTGGCTGGCCCTGGGTTTTGTGCTGGCCTTGGCGCTGCCGCTTGCCGCGCTCCAGCTGGAGCCGGTGCGGCGCGCGGCCGTGGGGGCGCTTACGGACCTGGTGGCCGCCCAGGCCGGGTGGCGTTTGCAGGTCGGCTCCACGGAGGGCCTGTGGCCTTTCCGAATGCGGTTGGGCGATGTCCGCCTGTCCGACGCGGCGGGCGAGTGGCTGTCGGTCTCCGACCTCCGCATCACGCTGCTGCCCTGGCCGCGCCCCGGGGATGAGCCCAATCTGGAGGCCGTACTCGGACAGGTCCGGATACGGCGCGCCCCCGAGGCTGCTCCGCCCCCGGCCAAGCCGCCGCCACCGGAGCGCCCGCTGGTCTTCCTGGACGGCCTGGCGCCAATTCCCCTGGCCTTCTCGGCCCGGGTGGTAGTGGACCGCATGGACCTGGACGACCCCGTGGCCGGACGCGCCCTGGCCGCGCGCCTGTCCCTTTTCGCACGCAACGCCGGGAACGTCCTGTCGATCAAGGCCCAGGCCGAGCGCCTCGAGGGTGCGGCCACCCGGCTGGAGTTCCAGGCCGAACTCGATGCTCTGGCCCGTTCGGCCAGGCTCGACGCCGGGCTGGAAGAAGCACCCGGAGGCCTGGTTTCCGGGCTTGCCGGACTGGGGGGCGACTCGCCCCTGTCCGTGAAGCTCACAGGGAACGGGCCGCTGGCGGCCTGGTCGGGGCGTCTGGTAGCCGCGCAGGCGGACGTGGACATCGTGGACGCGGCCTTGACCGCCGCCCTGGGACGCTCCTCTGCCGAGGACGCCAGGTTCGGCCTGAAACTGGTCCTGCGGCCAGACCTCCTGCCCTTATCCGGCCAGCTCCGCGCGGCCTTGGGCCGGAAGGCGGACGTGGCCTTCACGGGCGTGCTCACCTCGGCGGGGCTTGCCGCACCCAAGTGGAAATTCCTGGTGGAGGAGCTCTCCGTGTCCGCCGAGGCTGGCTCGGCGCGTCTCTCCGGAGACACGGGCGAGGATATGCTCACCCCGTCCCTGTCCTTCGAGGCCACGCTGTCAAGGCCCGGCGCCCTGGGCCTGGACGTGGGGCCGTTTGCCCTGCGTGGGGTGGCCAAGGCCGGCATCAATCCCGCCGGCCCCCTTTCGGCCGAGGCCGAGATGGTGATTCCGGATGTGGGAGCGGCGCTTACGCCCCTGGACGTCGGCATAGGCGGCGTATTCCGGCTCCGGGCCTCGCTCACCGGGGACGTGGCCAGGATGGACTTTTCGCTCGGGCTCGAGGGCGGACTCTCCGAAGTGAGTCCGGTGCGGGGCGATACCGGGACGAAGCTGGCCCAGGTGCTGGGCCTGGAAGTGGCCCTGGAGGCCCAGGCCAGGCTCGATTCCGGCCGGACGCTGACCCTTTCCCGCACGCGGGTCGCGGCCCGGTCCTTTACGGCCGGCGCATCCGGAACCTACGGCCTGGAGTCCGGCTCCCTTGCCCTGGACTGCTCCCTGGGCCTGGGCGACCTGTCGCTGCTCTCCGGCCTGGCCGGAAAACCCATGGCCGGAGAACTGGCGGCCACGTCGCGGATACGGGGGACCGCCTCGGAGCCGGAGGTCACGGTCAGGCTCGAGGGCAGCCGCCTGGCCTACGACACCACGCGCTTCGACAAGGCCGGGGCCGAGGCGGAGCTCGCGCTTGGGACGGACGGCTCCACGCGCGGCCGGGTGTCGGCCACGGTCTCGCGGGACCGGGCCGACCTCAGCCTGAACACCCGGTTCGCCGTTTCGGGCGGCAGGCTGGGGCTTTCCGGCCTGACCCTGGCCGGACCCGGCGTGGACGCCTCCGGGAACCTGGACGTGGAGCTGGCGACCTCCACCGCGTCGGGTTGCCTCAAGGCCCAGGCGGACCTCGCCCGGCTGGGCGCTTTTTTGAACATGGCCCTGGCTGGCACGGTCCGCCTGGAAAGCGTGCTGGCCGAATCGGGCCCCCGCCAGGACGCCACCCTGTCGCTCACGGCCTCGGGCGTGAAGGGGGCGGGCCTGTCCGTTGCCAGGGCTGAGGTGTCAGGCTCGGTCACGGATGTGGCCCGCGCGCCCCAGGGCAAGGTCACCGCCACCCTGGCCGGGGCGAAAATCGGGGCCGTCGGGCTGGAAACCCTGAATCTTCAGGTTGCGGGGAAAGGCAAGGAGGCGTCATTCTCGCTTGCGGCCAGGGGAACCCTGCCCGAACCCTTCGATGCCCGGACCTCCGGGGCCTTCACCCCGTCCCCGGGAGGCGGCCGGATCCGCCTGGACGACCTTCGAGCCGGCGCGTACGGCGCGAAGCTGGCCCTGGCGCGCCCGGCCACACTGGCCTTCGGCCCGTCCGGATTTTCGCTCGCAAACCTGTCGATGACCCTTGATTCCGCCACGATCTCGGCCTCGGGCGAGATGAAGGCCGATTCGGTGGCCCTGGCGGCTGATGTGCGGGAATTCCCCCTGGAGCTCCTGGGCAGGGCCCGGCTGGCGGAAGACTTGTCTGGCAGAGCCTTGGCCAGGCTGCGCGTGACGGGTTCGCCGCGAAACCCCAGGGTCGAAGCGTCGATCGAGCTTTCCCGGGTGCGCTACGCGCCCGATCAGAACAAGCCGCTCCCGCCCGTGGAGATGTCGGCCGAGGCCGTGTATTCCCAGGGCCGGGCGACCCTGCGCGGCCGCATGTCGGCCGGGCAGGGGGCGTCCTTGGAGGCGAACGCGGCCGTTCCGGTCCGCCTGGATCTGAAACCGTTCGCGTTCAGCCTGCCAGCGGACCCCTCCCTGGAGGCCGGACTCAAGGGCTCGGCCGACCTTGCCACGCTGGCGACCTTTTCCGGCCAGGACGGGCTGGACATGCGCGGAACCATGAAGGTCGACCTGACGGCGCGGGGACGGCTCAAGGCCCCGGACGTGTCCGGCAGCGCGGGCATCGAGGGAGGGGCCGTGGAGTATGCGGCCAGCGGGACGGTGTTGCGGGGCATCACCCTCAGGGCGGAGGCCGTAGGCTCGGCAATCACAATCCGGGAGTTTTCCGCCCAGGACGCAACTGGCGGGCGCATCTCGGCCCAGGGCCAGGCGTCCCTGGCGCCGGACGGCGGTTTCTCCCTGTCCATGGACGCATCCCTGGACAAGGCCACCCTGGTGAACACGGACGTGGCCACCGCCGCGCTGTCGGGCCGCCTGGCCGTGACCGGGGACTCCTCCGGAGTGCTGGTGAAAGGGACCCTGTCCACCGGGCAGGTGCAGGTGAACATTCCGCACAGGATTCCACCGGACGCCACCCCGGTTCCGGTGGAGGAGGTCCACGCCCCCAAGGGAATGGCTTACGCGCCTCCGGCGGAGGCATCCGGTGCGACGCCTCCCCTGCCGGTCAGGCTGGACCTGGACATCGATTTTCCCGGACGGATATTCGTCCGGGGCTACGGCCTGGATTCGGTCTGGGACGGAAAGCTGCACGTGGGCGGACTGGCCTCCTCCCCCACGGTTGCCGGTGACCTTAACGTGGTCCGGGGACTGATCGAATTTTTCGGCAAGCAGTTCACCCTGGTCCGGGGAACGGTCACATTCACCGGCGGCCCTCCTGCTACGCCCAGGCTGGACATCGACGCCCAGTACCAGGGCTCGGATATCACGGCGGACATCCTGGTGGGCGGCGATGCGGCCCATCCCAAGGTGTCCTTCAGCTCGGTTCCCGCCCTCCCCCAGGATGAAATCCTGGCCCAGGTGCTCTTCGGCAAGAACGTTTCGGGCCTGAGCGCGCCCCAGGCCCTGCAACTGGCCCAGGCTGCCCTGGCCCTCACCGGGAAAGGCGACGCCCTGGACCTGATGGGCAAAACCCGCAAGCTGGTCGGCCTGGACTACCTGGGTCTAGGGTCCGCCAAGGGCTCGGATGCCGGCCAGATGTCGATTACAGCCGGGAAATACATCTCGGACAAGGTCTACGTGGAGACCAGCCAGGGCCTGGGTGACCAGGGACCGAGGGTGTCCGTGCAGGTGGACGTGTTTCCCAACGTGACCGTGGAAAGCACCACGGGCGCGGATTCCAAGACCGGGGTGGGGCTCAACTGGAAGATGGACTACTGA
- a CDS encoding autotransporter assembly complex protein TamA: MRQMIALGLVLFLCRAEAAWALNGKAGGHAAGLRYQVSITGMDDPELSALLFSVSSCAEQQDKPVASAFRLRARAKADVPALRDALKSRGRFAAQVSFSVDEAATPVRVLFAVSSAEPFLLEKVDVVLAGGAGAPAFPLPGGRELGLVERAPAISKEIVSGANTLLSILQGKGHPFPVLAGQRVVADFETHLVRVTYTVDPGPRADFGPVRFSGLKGVEESFLRPLVPWKEGDEYRQELVARFQDRLLSLGLFATAAVAPRKSLDENGRVVVEATVTERKMRTIKAGINYKTDEGPGANAFWEHRNLFGQAEKLRLSLAVSQINQTFEAAFEKPSFFSPKQKFLSDFKSVAENTQAYKGQNATLQAGLSRELTEHLTATAGVGYRASRIEEDAANPQENSKRWGLAFIPLELALNTRDDPMDPKKGYLVGVKVAPYLDTLGNKLDFLKAELSAAAYLSLLSKPPVILAARAGLGSINGAQARDIPPDVRFYAGGSATVRGYAYQLVGPLRGNSKPLGGNSIFDFGSELRVQVTERIGIVGFLDGGNVYDKQYPALNEGMRYGAGLGVRVKTPVGPLRLDAATPLNPRPNVDGPFQFYIGLGQAF, encoded by the coding sequence ATGAGGCAGATGATCGCCCTGGGACTTGTCCTGTTCCTGTGCCGCGCCGAGGCGGCCTGGGCACTGAACGGCAAGGCCGGGGGGCACGCCGCGGGGCTGCGCTACCAGGTGTCCATCACGGGGATGGACGACCCGGAGCTGTCCGCCCTGCTGTTCTCGGTCTCCTCCTGCGCGGAGCAGCAGGACAAGCCCGTGGCCTCGGCCTTCCGCCTGCGCGCCCGGGCCAAGGCCGACGTGCCCGCGCTCCGGGACGCGCTCAAGTCCCGGGGGAGGTTCGCCGCCCAGGTGTCCTTCAGCGTGGACGAAGCCGCGACGCCGGTCAGGGTGTTGTTCGCGGTGAGCTCGGCCGAGCCCTTCCTCTTGGAAAAGGTGGACGTGGTACTGGCCGGGGGCGCGGGCGCGCCCGCGTTCCCCCTTCCTGGCGGGCGCGAGCTGGGCCTGGTCGAGCGCGCCCCAGCGATCTCCAAGGAGATCGTGTCCGGGGCGAACACCCTGCTGTCCATTCTGCAAGGCAAGGGGCATCCCTTCCCGGTCCTGGCCGGGCAGCGGGTCGTGGCCGATTTCGAGACCCACCTCGTCCGGGTGACCTACACCGTGGACCCAGGCCCGCGAGCGGATTTCGGCCCGGTCCGTTTCAGCGGTCTCAAGGGCGTGGAGGAGTCCTTCCTGCGGCCTCTGGTCCCCTGGAAGGAGGGCGACGAGTATCGGCAGGAGCTCGTGGCGCGTTTCCAGGACCGCCTCCTGAGTCTGGGCCTGTTCGCCACCGCGGCCGTGGCCCCGCGAAAGTCCCTGGACGAGAACGGCCGCGTCGTGGTGGAGGCCACGGTAACGGAGCGCAAGATGCGCACCATCAAGGCCGGAATCAACTACAAGACGGACGAAGGGCCGGGAGCCAACGCCTTCTGGGAGCACCGCAACCTTTTCGGCCAGGCCGAGAAGCTGCGCCTGAGCCTCGCCGTGTCGCAGATCAACCAGACCTTCGAGGCCGCATTCGAGAAGCCATCCTTTTTCAGCCCGAAACAGAAGTTTCTCTCCGACTTCAAGAGCGTCGCGGAGAACACCCAGGCGTACAAGGGCCAGAATGCGACCCTGCAGGCGGGCCTCAGCCGGGAGCTGACCGAACACCTGACCGCCACCGCCGGGGTGGGGTACCGGGCCAGCAGGATCGAGGAGGACGCGGCCAATCCCCAAGAGAACAGCAAGCGCTGGGGGCTGGCGTTCATCCCCCTGGAGCTGGCCCTGAACACCCGCGACGACCCCATGGACCCGAAAAAGGGGTATCTGGTGGGGGTCAAGGTCGCGCCATACCTGGACACGCTGGGGAACAAGCTCGACTTCCTGAAGGCCGAGCTGTCCGCTGCGGCCTACCTGAGCCTGCTGTCCAAGCCCCCGGTCATCCTCGCGGCCAGGGCCGGGCTGGGTTCCATCAACGGCGCCCAAGCCAGGGACATCCCTCCCGACGTGCGCTTCTACGCCGGCGGCAGCGCCACGGTGCGGGGGTATGCCTACCAGCTCGTGGGCCCTCTGCGCGGCAACAGCAAGCCCCTCGGTGGCAACTCGATCTTCGATTTCGGCAGCGAACTGCGCGTCCAGGTGACCGAACGGATCGGGATCGTGGGTTTTCTCGACGGGGGCAACGTCTACGACAAGCAGTACCCGGCATTGAACGAGGGCATGCGCTACGGCGCGGGCCTGGGCGTCAGGGTCAAGACCCCGGTGGGCCCCCTGCGCCTGGACGCGGCCACGCCGCTCAATCCGCGCCCCAATGTGGACGGCCCTTTCCAGTTCTACATCGGGCTGGGGCAGGCCTTTTGA